Proteins co-encoded in one Juglans regia cultivar Chandler chromosome 16, Walnut 2.0, whole genome shotgun sequence genomic window:
- the LOC109012501 gene encoding putative zinc finger protein At1g68190 isoform X2 yields the protein MMEKICEFCTELRPVVYCKADTAHLCLSCDAKVHSANALSSRHLRKVLCDLCRYRPAYVWCTDHQMFMCHSCDRSLHDSSSQHQKKGTRSYMGCPSAKDFAALWGFELNEVSDSTRCDHLVSTSCGSGDSSVVDFDIPRQPFSQIGGSSVSSRVNCATPVSNAGSEVGSSSQQSKIKQHPTSHLLQQILDLKRLQLTDSSDHLPLHLQQSQDLQDLSSDIQQRINSQQDLKENVLSFTFPQQEHLSSLSITSLPLNGESFWQWKSPVQTSQLWSQNMQDLGVCEELLCDDDFNIPDVDLTFQGFEELFGGDQDPINALLHDNASCSSIEKDVSHDTSDNGHRRTMEDASVGSSIYITPSAQMGKDIGPSDQVFNLPGSADCPRPIRSSYSTLSFSVSRFSAESSVSDCLDSGLSPYIIGEPSHNSPNLEGAHLDAREIAKMRYKEKKKSRLHESKIRYPSRKARADIRKRVKGRFVRTENYASDTVDVTRSY from the exons ATGATGGAGAAAATTTGTGAATTCTGCACAGAACTGAGGCCAGTGGTCTACTGTAAGGCTGACACAGCACATCTTTGCCTTTCTTGTGATGCCAAAGTCCATTCGGCCAATGCACTTTCCAGCCGACATCTGCGAAAAGTCCTGTGTGACTTGTGCAGATACCGCCCAGCTTATGTTTGGTGTACAGATCACCAAATGTTCATGTGTCACAGCTGTGACCGAAGCCTGCATGACAGCTCTTCCCAGCATCAGAAAAAGGGAACCAGGAGTTACATGGGATGCCCTTCTGCTAAAGATTTTGCAGCATTGTGGGGTTTTGAACTGAATGAAGTCAGCGATAGTACTCGTTGCGATCATCTTGTGTCCACTTCTTGTGGTTCTGGGGATTCCAGTGTTGTAGATTTTGACATTCCAAGACAACCTTTCTCACAAATTGGAGGCTCTTCAGTGTCATCTAGAGTGAATTGTGCAACTCCAGTCTCCAATGCTGGATCTGAAGTGGGATCAAGCAGTCAACAAAGTAAG ATTAAACAGCACCCCACTAGCCATCTTCTCCAACAGATTCTTGACTTGAAAAGGCTTCAGCTCACTGACAGTTCTGACCATTTACCTCTG CATTTACAGCAGTCCCAGGATCTCCAGGATCTTAGTAGTGATATTCAGCAAAGGATCAATTCACAGCAGGATCTGAAAGAGAACGTTTTATCATTCACATTTCCTCAACAGGAGCATTTATCTTCATTGTCGATTACCAGCCTTCCTTTGAATGGAGAATCCTTCTGGCAATGGAAAAGTCCAGTTCAAACTAGTCAG TTGTGGTCTCAAAATATGCAAGACCTAGGGGTTTGTGAAGAACTACTTTGCGATGATGATTTCAACATACCTGATGTTGATTTAACATTTCAAGGTTTTGAAGAACTATTTGGAGGCGATCAAGATCCAATCAATGCTCTGCTTCATGATAACGCCTCATGCTCCTCCATAGAGAAGGATGTGTCCCATGATACATCAGATAATGGTCATAGGAGAACCATGGAG GATGCCTCAGTAGGTTCTTCCATTTACATCACTCCCTCAGCTCAGATGGGCAAGGACATAGGTCCTTCTGACCAAGTTTTTAACCTTCCAGGAAGCGCTGATTGTCCTCGCCCAATTCGATCATCTTATTCAACTTTGTCATTTTCTGTCTCAAGGTTCAGTGCCGAGAGCAGTGTTTCTGATTGTCTCGATAGTGGACTTTCTCCTTATATTATAGGAGAACCTTCTCACAATTCACCTAACCTTGAGGGTGCACATTTGGACGCCAGAGAGATTGCCAAGATGAGGtacaaggagaagaagaagtctCGACT GCATGAAAGCAAAATTCGATATCCCTCTCGGAAAGCTAGAGCTGATATTCGGAAGCGGGTAAAAGGACGATTTGTAAGGACGGAGAACTATGCCTCTGATACCGTTGACGTGACACGGAGCTATTAG
- the LOC109012501 gene encoding putative zinc finger protein At1g68190 isoform X3 has protein sequence MMEKICEFCTELRPVVYCKADTAHLCLSCDAKVHSANALSSRHLRKVLCDLCRYRPAYVWCTDHQMFMCHSCDRSLHDSSSQHQKKGTRSYMGCPSAKDFAALWGFELNEVSDSTRCDHLVSTSCGSGDSSVVDFDIPRQPFSQIGGSSVSSRVNCATPVSNAGSEVGSSSQQSKIKQHPTSHLLQQILDLKRLQLTDSSDHLPLQSQDLQDLSSDIQQRINSQQDLKENVLSFTFPQQEHLSSLSITSLPLNGESFWQWKSPVQTSQLWSQNMQDLGVCEELLCDDDFNIPDVDLTFQGFEELFGGDQDPINALLHDNASCSSIEKDVSHDTSDNGHRRTMEDASVGSSIYITPSAQMGKDIGPSDQVFNLPGSADCPRPIRSSYSTLSFSVSRFSAESSVSDCLDSGLSPYIIGEPSHNSPNLEGAHLDAREIAKMRYKEKKKSRLHESKIRYPSRKARADIRKRVKGRFVRTENYASDTVDVTRSY, from the exons ATGATGGAGAAAATTTGTGAATTCTGCACAGAACTGAGGCCAGTGGTCTACTGTAAGGCTGACACAGCACATCTTTGCCTTTCTTGTGATGCCAAAGTCCATTCGGCCAATGCACTTTCCAGCCGACATCTGCGAAAAGTCCTGTGTGACTTGTGCAGATACCGCCCAGCTTATGTTTGGTGTACAGATCACCAAATGTTCATGTGTCACAGCTGTGACCGAAGCCTGCATGACAGCTCTTCCCAGCATCAGAAAAAGGGAACCAGGAGTTACATGGGATGCCCTTCTGCTAAAGATTTTGCAGCATTGTGGGGTTTTGAACTGAATGAAGTCAGCGATAGTACTCGTTGCGATCATCTTGTGTCCACTTCTTGTGGTTCTGGGGATTCCAGTGTTGTAGATTTTGACATTCCAAGACAACCTTTCTCACAAATTGGAGGCTCTTCAGTGTCATCTAGAGTGAATTGTGCAACTCCAGTCTCCAATGCTGGATCTGAAGTGGGATCAAGCAGTCAACAAAGTAAG ATTAAACAGCACCCCACTAGCCATCTTCTCCAACAGATTCTTGACTTGAAAAGGCTTCAGCTCACTGACAGTTCTGACCATTTACCTCTG CAGTCCCAGGATCTCCAGGATCTTAGTAGTGATATTCAGCAAAGGATCAATTCACAGCAGGATCTGAAAGAGAACGTTTTATCATTCACATTTCCTCAACAGGAGCATTTATCTTCATTGTCGATTACCAGCCTTCCTTTGAATGGAGAATCCTTCTGGCAATGGAAAAGTCCAGTTCAAACTAGTCAG TTGTGGTCTCAAAATATGCAAGACCTAGGGGTTTGTGAAGAACTACTTTGCGATGATGATTTCAACATACCTGATGTTGATTTAACATTTCAAGGTTTTGAAGAACTATTTGGAGGCGATCAAGATCCAATCAATGCTCTGCTTCATGATAACGCCTCATGCTCCTCCATAGAGAAGGATGTGTCCCATGATACATCAGATAATGGTCATAGGAGAACCATGGAG GATGCCTCAGTAGGTTCTTCCATTTACATCACTCCCTCAGCTCAGATGGGCAAGGACATAGGTCCTTCTGACCAAGTTTTTAACCTTCCAGGAAGCGCTGATTGTCCTCGCCCAATTCGATCATCTTATTCAACTTTGTCATTTTCTGTCTCAAGGTTCAGTGCCGAGAGCAGTGTTTCTGATTGTCTCGATAGTGGACTTTCTCCTTATATTATAGGAGAACCTTCTCACAATTCACCTAACCTTGAGGGTGCACATTTGGACGCCAGAGAGATTGCCAAGATGAGGtacaaggagaagaagaagtctCGACT GCATGAAAGCAAAATTCGATATCCCTCTCGGAAAGCTAGAGCTGATATTCGGAAGCGGGTAAAAGGACGATTTGTAAGGACGGAGAACTATGCCTCTGATACCGTTGACGTGACACGGAGCTATTAG
- the LOC109012501 gene encoding zinc finger protein CONSTANS-LIKE 9 isoform X1 translates to MMEKICEFCTELRPVVYCKADTAHLCLSCDAKVHSANALSSRHLRKVLCDLCRYRPAYVWCTDHQMFMCHSCDRSLHDSSSQHQKKGTRSYMGCPSAKDFAALWGFELNEVSDSTRCDHLVSTSCGSGDSSVVDFDIPRQPFSQIGGSSVSSRVNCATPVSNAGSEVGSSSQQSKIKQHPTSHLLQQILDLKRLQLTDSSDHLPLVRGQEQMEISSSIHYPSVKFDENLDQHLQQSQDLQDLSSDIQQRINSQQDLKENVLSFTFPQQEHLSSLSITSLPLNGESFWQWKSPVQTSQLWSQNMQDLGVCEELLCDDDFNIPDVDLTFQGFEELFGGDQDPINALLHDNASCSSIEKDVSHDTSDNGHRRTMEDASVGSSIYITPSAQMGKDIGPSDQVFNLPGSADCPRPIRSSYSTLSFSVSRFSAESSVSDCLDSGLSPYIIGEPSHNSPNLEGAHLDAREIAKMRYKEKKKSRLHESKIRYPSRKARADIRKRVKGRFVRTENYASDTVDVTRSY, encoded by the exons ATGATGGAGAAAATTTGTGAATTCTGCACAGAACTGAGGCCAGTGGTCTACTGTAAGGCTGACACAGCACATCTTTGCCTTTCTTGTGATGCCAAAGTCCATTCGGCCAATGCACTTTCCAGCCGACATCTGCGAAAAGTCCTGTGTGACTTGTGCAGATACCGCCCAGCTTATGTTTGGTGTACAGATCACCAAATGTTCATGTGTCACAGCTGTGACCGAAGCCTGCATGACAGCTCTTCCCAGCATCAGAAAAAGGGAACCAGGAGTTACATGGGATGCCCTTCTGCTAAAGATTTTGCAGCATTGTGGGGTTTTGAACTGAATGAAGTCAGCGATAGTACTCGTTGCGATCATCTTGTGTCCACTTCTTGTGGTTCTGGGGATTCCAGTGTTGTAGATTTTGACATTCCAAGACAACCTTTCTCACAAATTGGAGGCTCTTCAGTGTCATCTAGAGTGAATTGTGCAACTCCAGTCTCCAATGCTGGATCTGAAGTGGGATCAAGCAGTCAACAAAGTAAG ATTAAACAGCACCCCACTAGCCATCTTCTCCAACAGATTCTTGACTTGAAAAGGCTTCAGCTCACTGACAGTTCTGACCATTTACCTCTGGTACGTGGTCAAGAACAAATGGAAATATCTTCTTCAATACATTATCCTTCAGTGAAGTTTGATGAAAATCTTGATCAGCATTTACAGCAGTCCCAGGATCTCCAGGATCTTAGTAGTGATATTCAGCAAAGGATCAATTCACAGCAGGATCTGAAAGAGAACGTTTTATCATTCACATTTCCTCAACAGGAGCATTTATCTTCATTGTCGATTACCAGCCTTCCTTTGAATGGAGAATCCTTCTGGCAATGGAAAAGTCCAGTTCAAACTAGTCAG TTGTGGTCTCAAAATATGCAAGACCTAGGGGTTTGTGAAGAACTACTTTGCGATGATGATTTCAACATACCTGATGTTGATTTAACATTTCAAGGTTTTGAAGAACTATTTGGAGGCGATCAAGATCCAATCAATGCTCTGCTTCATGATAACGCCTCATGCTCCTCCATAGAGAAGGATGTGTCCCATGATACATCAGATAATGGTCATAGGAGAACCATGGAG GATGCCTCAGTAGGTTCTTCCATTTACATCACTCCCTCAGCTCAGATGGGCAAGGACATAGGTCCTTCTGACCAAGTTTTTAACCTTCCAGGAAGCGCTGATTGTCCTCGCCCAATTCGATCATCTTATTCAACTTTGTCATTTTCTGTCTCAAGGTTCAGTGCCGAGAGCAGTGTTTCTGATTGTCTCGATAGTGGACTTTCTCCTTATATTATAGGAGAACCTTCTCACAATTCACCTAACCTTGAGGGTGCACATTTGGACGCCAGAGAGATTGCCAAGATGAGGtacaaggagaagaagaagtctCGACT GCATGAAAGCAAAATTCGATATCCCTCTCGGAAAGCTAGAGCTGATATTCGGAAGCGGGTAAAAGGACGATTTGTAAGGACGGAGAACTATGCCTCTGATACCGTTGACGTGACACGGAGCTATTAG
- the LOC109012500 gene encoding uncharacterized protein LOC109012500, which yields MPDSTEEFEPLFDYSRVQPLNFVCLEDDDDADASPAFFPKRRKISEPVVVEDVEENAKVIQIGDGDKKDDLDWLAPPPKVSRDIQKIVGEDSTITKLRLKKQELVSFAQSAEDLLRAVEESAKRELGNSRQSSLEAVSDQPSKPSCERVKIVISIQDKDGLKQFRIYMDDSFGRLFKMYADRVKLDIEKLAFSFDGDKINPAATPDGLGMEDNDIIEVHVKSS from the exons ATG CCGGATTCCACTGAAGAATTTGAGCCCTTGTTCGATTACAGCCGCGTTCAGCCTCTCAATTTCGTGTGCCTCGAAG atgatgatgatgcggATGCATCTCCAGCTTTCTTCCCAAAACGGAGGAAGATTTCCGAACCTGTt GTTGTTGAGGATGTGGAGGAAAATGCGAAGGTCATACAAATCGGGGACGGTGACAAAAAGGACGATTTGGATTGGCTAGCACCTCCACCAAAGGTTTCGAGGGATATTCAGAAGATTGTTGGAGAGGATTCTACCATAACGAAGTTAAG GTTAAAAAAGCAAGAGCTCGTGTCATTTGCACAATCAGCTGAAGATTTGTTGCGAGCTGTGGAGGAGTCTGCAAAAAGAGAACTCGGGAATTCAAGGCAGTCCTCTCTGGAGGCTGTCTCTGACCAACCATCAAAGCCTTCCTGTGAAAGAGTTAAGATAGTTATTTCTATTCAGGACAAGGATGGGCTGAAACAATTTCGCATATACATG GATGACTCCTTTGGGCGGCTCTTCAAAATGTATGCAGATAGAGTTAAGCTGGACATAGAGAAATTAGCATTTAGTTTTGATGGGGATAAAATAAACCCAGCAGCAACCCCTGATGGCCTTGGTATGGAGGATAATGACATTATCGAGGTGCATGTTAAGTCGAGCTGA
- the LOC109012501 gene encoding putative zinc finger protein At1g68190 isoform X4, whose protein sequence is MFMCHSCDRSLHDSSSQHQKKGTRSYMGCPSAKDFAALWGFELNEVSDSTRCDHLVSTSCGSGDSSVVDFDIPRQPFSQIGGSSVSSRVNCATPVSNAGSEVGSSSQQSKIKQHPTSHLLQQILDLKRLQLTDSSDHLPLVRGQEQMEISSSIHYPSVKFDENLDQHLQQSQDLQDLSSDIQQRINSQQDLKENVLSFTFPQQEHLSSLSITSLPLNGESFWQWKSPVQTSQLWSQNMQDLGVCEELLCDDDFNIPDVDLTFQGFEELFGGDQDPINALLHDNASCSSIEKDVSHDTSDNGHRRTMEDASVGSSIYITPSAQMGKDIGPSDQVFNLPGSADCPRPIRSSYSTLSFSVSRFSAESSVSDCLDSGLSPYIIGEPSHNSPNLEGAHLDAREIAKMRYKEKKKSRLHESKIRYPSRKARADIRKRVKGRFVRTENYASDTVDVTRSY, encoded by the exons ATGTTCATGTGTCACAGCTGTGACCGAAGCCTGCATGACAGCTCTTCCCAGCATCAGAAAAAGGGAACCAGGAGTTACATGGGATGCCCTTCTGCTAAAGATTTTGCAGCATTGTGGGGTTTTGAACTGAATGAAGTCAGCGATAGTACTCGTTGCGATCATCTTGTGTCCACTTCTTGTGGTTCTGGGGATTCCAGTGTTGTAGATTTTGACATTCCAAGACAACCTTTCTCACAAATTGGAGGCTCTTCAGTGTCATCTAGAGTGAATTGTGCAACTCCAGTCTCCAATGCTGGATCTGAAGTGGGATCAAGCAGTCAACAAAGTAAG ATTAAACAGCACCCCACTAGCCATCTTCTCCAACAGATTCTTGACTTGAAAAGGCTTCAGCTCACTGACAGTTCTGACCATTTACCTCTGGTACGTGGTCAAGAACAAATGGAAATATCTTCTTCAATACATTATCCTTCAGTGAAGTTTGATGAAAATCTTGATCAGCATTTACAGCAGTCCCAGGATCTCCAGGATCTTAGTAGTGATATTCAGCAAAGGATCAATTCACAGCAGGATCTGAAAGAGAACGTTTTATCATTCACATTTCCTCAACAGGAGCATTTATCTTCATTGTCGATTACCAGCCTTCCTTTGAATGGAGAATCCTTCTGGCAATGGAAAAGTCCAGTTCAAACTAGTCAG TTGTGGTCTCAAAATATGCAAGACCTAGGGGTTTGTGAAGAACTACTTTGCGATGATGATTTCAACATACCTGATGTTGATTTAACATTTCAAGGTTTTGAAGAACTATTTGGAGGCGATCAAGATCCAATCAATGCTCTGCTTCATGATAACGCCTCATGCTCCTCCATAGAGAAGGATGTGTCCCATGATACATCAGATAATGGTCATAGGAGAACCATGGAG GATGCCTCAGTAGGTTCTTCCATTTACATCACTCCCTCAGCTCAGATGGGCAAGGACATAGGTCCTTCTGACCAAGTTTTTAACCTTCCAGGAAGCGCTGATTGTCCTCGCCCAATTCGATCATCTTATTCAACTTTGTCATTTTCTGTCTCAAGGTTCAGTGCCGAGAGCAGTGTTTCTGATTGTCTCGATAGTGGACTTTCTCCTTATATTATAGGAGAACCTTCTCACAATTCACCTAACCTTGAGGGTGCACATTTGGACGCCAGAGAGATTGCCAAGATGAGGtacaaggagaagaagaagtctCGACT GCATGAAAGCAAAATTCGATATCCCTCTCGGAAAGCTAGAGCTGATATTCGGAAGCGGGTAAAAGGACGATTTGTAAGGACGGAGAACTATGCCTCTGATACCGTTGACGTGACACGGAGCTATTAG